From the Cryptomeria japonica chromosome 2, Sugi_1.0, whole genome shotgun sequence genome, one window contains:
- the LOC131054252 gene encoding methyltransferase FGSG_00040 has product MAMDQNCQPPEVSKDEREINSSVEDVAAILKKLQLSCSSEVNAASERIDQMISPEKRKLTATTPLKASQAISINVVDLSSGKYVLPDQQEPPYFVTLLHILGVKDDISAVADAYMRFDKQVLTSIHNNASIYLTRPEIGQVLQMHDSPEQKYEGSHEATEAADELVPVSLKDLKAGKLNECAVLYGELCVKPFKLGRIYTLLQEIGTGNAVALSIVSEDASSIDQHFARDNYPQGKKIAVKEPMLVRGEGGLLFINVNNPSSIETVESFPASNVAVNEENFEKWIDAMDEAYHSENWDKCMRNCTKGLLSSSKVMRINDFSIVRTYAERWRAQIETGRYEEAMLDAEAFCELRPSFSGGIKMKIRSLASLGRYQDLYRLLHSARANNAFGDEDNKEFTNICRTWAPRYCDIGVTGVDAPRPSLFRPDGDLIGPVEIRKTGNRNGRGLFATEDIKTGDCLLISKALAISHKAMDDPMKNGLFENVKNALNSCGDNILKLFISHASGKLVAKMGDFFNPSFEEKCCKATARVREDFEALQEKDSKIRQIIEGIAFDDATPAAIREKGKSFVNFNSDPIRLYYGVWLLPSFINHSCSPNAARINEGEIIRIHATRPIKEGQEITIPYFNVLLPYTFRHKLCNTFRFGCVCKCKRCEVERKIIGAESKAEALCESYSSACNAKIEERAAQLEKFVNRVENCLTVLRKRKLVGDKYGEDWFRSSFMAAYLGRITCRKKKAVKTSSDKDEEILLRAAHSIIETCPGDIQYLIFCHSCLSLWEDLAAKGLADEKYARQAYRMTAEAAISVYGTRKKFGRSDLNFT; this is encoded by the coding sequence ATGGCGATGGATCAAAATTGTCAGCCACCAGAggtttcaaaagatgaaagagaaataaattcttcagtaGAAGATGTAGCGGCAATTCTAAAGAAATTACAGCTGAGCTGCTCGTCTGAGGTCAATGCAGCTTCTGAACGAATCGATCAAATGATTTCACCTGAAAAGAGAAAACTAACAGCAACTACGCCTCTGAAAGCATCACAGGCTATTAGCATAAATGTGGTAGATCTGTCTTCAGGAAAATACGTACTGCCAGATCAACAGGAACCCCCGTATTTTGTGACTCTTCTTCACATTCTTGGAGTGAAGGATGATATATCAGCTGTTGCAGATGCATACATGAGATTTGATAAGCAGGTTTTAACTTCAATTCATAACAATGCTAGCATATATCTCACACGTCCTGAAATAGGACAGGTTCTTCAAATGCATGACTCCCCTGAACAAAAATATGAAGGCAGTCACGAAGCCACAGAAGCTGCAGATGAACTTGTTCCAGTTAGCCTCAAGGATTTGAAAGCCGGCAAGCTGAATGAGTGTGCTGTGTTGTATGGAGAGCTTTGTGTTAAGCCCTTCAAATTGGGGAGAATCTACACTCTGCTACAGGAGATTGGTACTGGGAATGCAGTGGCTCTTTCAATTGTTTCTGAGGATGCCTCATCTATTGATCAACATTTCGCAAGAGACAATTATCCTCAAGGCAAGAAAATTGCTGTCAAGGAACCCATGCTTGTTCGAGGCGAAGGCGGTCTCCTATTTATAAATGTAAACAATCCTTCGTCAATTGAAACGGTAGAGAGTTTTCCTGCCTCAAATGTTGCAGTCAATGAAGAAAATTTCGAGAAATGGATTGATGCCATGGATGAGGCATATCACTCAGAAAATTGGGACAAATGCATGCGAAATTGTACAAAGGGTCTACTGAGCTCCTCAAAGGTAATGAGGATAAACGACTTCTCCATCGTCAGAACGTACGCTGAAAGATGGCGCGCGCAAATTGAAACGGGGCGGTATGAAGAAGCGATGCTTGATGCAGAGGCGTTTTGTGAGCTCCGTCCTTCCTTCAGCGGTGGAATTAAGATGAAAATTCGGTCACTGGCGTCCTTGGGGAGATATCAGGACCTATATCGTTTACTTCATTCTGCGCGTGCCAATAATGCTTTCGGAGATGAGGACAACAAAGAATTCACTAACATCTGTCGCACATGGGCCCCTCGGTATTGTGACATTGGTGTCACAGGAGTAGATGCGCCAAGGCCATCTTTGTTCAGACCAGACGGAGATCTAATCGGTCCGGTGGAAATCCGAAAGACAGGGAATAGGAATGGCAGGGGTTTGTTCGCCACCGAAGATATTAAGACAGGTGACTGCTTGTTGATCAGCAAGGCCTTGGCTATCTCTCACAAAGCTATGGACGACCCCATGAAAAATGGGCTATTTGAAAATGTGAAAAATGCTCTGAATTCATGTGGGGATAACATTTTAAAATTGTTTATTTCTCATGCCAGCGGCAAACTGGTTGCCAAAATGGGGGATTTCTTCAACCCGTCTTTCGAAGAGAAGTGCTGCAAAGCTACAGCTCGAGTTCGGGAAGATTTTGAAGCCCTTCAAGAGAAAGACAGTAAAATCCGTCAAATAATAGAAGGGATTGCTTTCGACGACGCCACTCCAGCTGCAATTCGAGAAAAGGGCAAGTCATTTGTCAATTTCAATTCAGATCCAATTAGGCTTTATTACGGAGTGTGGCTACTTCCGTCATTTATAAACCATTCGTGCTCGCCCAACGCAGCAAGAATCAATGAAGGGGAAATCATCAGAATTCATGCAACAAGACCTATTAAAGAGGGCCAAGAAATCACCATTCCCTATTTTAATGTTCTGCTTCCCTATACTTTTCGACATAAACTTTGCAATACTTTTAGGTTTGGGTGTGTCTGCAAGTGCAAACGATGTGAGGTGGAAAGAAAGATAATAGGAGCTGAATCAAAAGCCGAGGCACTTTGCGAGAGCTACTCCTCAGCGTGCAATGCAAAGATCGAAGAAAGGGCTGCCCAACTCGAGAAGTTTGTCAATCGAGTGGAAAATTGTTTGACAGTTTTGAGGAAGAGAAAACTTGTTGGGGATAAATATGGTGAGGATTGGTTTCGATCCTCGTTTATGGCTGCCTATTTGGGGCGTATTACTTGCAGAAAAAAGAAAGCTGTAAAGACATCGTCAGACAAAGACGAGGAAATTTTATTGAGAGCAGCGCATTCCATAATTGAAACTTGCCCTGGGGACATTCAGTATCTAATATTTTGCCACAGTTGTTTGAGCTTGTGGGAAGATCTTGCAGCGAAAGGTTTGGCAGATGAGAAATATGCAAGACAGGCGTACAGGATGACGGCGGAGGCAGCCATTTCAGTATACGGAACTCGTAAGAAGTTTGGTAGATCAGACCTGAATTTCACATAA